One region of Drosophila teissieri strain GT53w chromosome 2L, Prin_Dtei_1.1, whole genome shotgun sequence genomic DNA includes:
- the LOC122613685 gene encoding uncharacterized protein LOC122613685, producing the protein MRHTQKVLTKMWRPSAGGLKLKSRSLNQQNFKPSISDEPNKRPTHFQSMREFFMHPLTWDRNNGYFNVVLALSIFGFCFLNSCAPCDQKRGGPEERTTRPQ; encoded by the coding sequence ATGCGTCATACCCAGAAGGTGCTGACCAAGATGTGGCGCCCATCCGCCGGCGGGCTTAAACTGAAATCGCGATCCTTGAACCAGCAAAACTTCAAGCCCAGCATATCCGACGAGCCCAACAAGCGCCCTACGCACTTTCAGTCCATGCGCGAATTCTTTATGCATCCGCTGACCTGGGACCGCAACAACGGCTACTTCAATGTGGTTCTGGCTTTGTCCATTTTCGGATTCTGCTTCCTTAACTCCTGCGCCCCGTGCGACCAGAAGAGGGGTGGTCCTGAGGAGCGCACCACCCGCCCGCAGTGA